From Callithrix jacchus isolate 240 chromosome 15, calJac240_pri, whole genome shotgun sequence, one genomic window encodes:
- the GLT8D1 gene encoding glycosyltransferase 8 domain-containing protein 1, whose amino-acid sequence MSFRRVNIIILVLAVALFLLVLHHNLLGLSSLLRNEITDSGIVGLQPIDFVPNALRHAIDGREEEIPVVIAASEDRLGGAIAAINSIQHNTRSNVIFYLVTLNNTADHLRSWLNSDSLKSIRYKIVNFDPKLLEGKLKEDPDEGESMKPLTFARFYLPILVPSAKKAIYMDDDVIVQGDILALYNTPLKPGHAAAFSEDCDSASTKVIIRGAGNQYNYIGYLDYKKERIRKLSMKASTCSFNPGVFVANLTEWKRQNITNQLEKWMKLNVEEGLYSRTLAGSITTPPLLIVFYQQHSTIDPMWNVRHLGSSAGKRYSPQFVKAAKLLHWNGHFKPWGRTASYTDVWEKWYIPDPTGKFNLIRRYTEISNIK is encoded by the exons atgtCATTCCGTAGAG TAAACATCATCATCTTGGTCCTGGCTGTTGCTCTCTTCTTACTGGTTTTGCACCATAACTTGCTTGGCTTGAGCAGTTTGTTAAGAAatgagattacag ATTCAGGAATCGTGGGGCTTCAACCTATAGACTTTGTCCCAAATGCTCTCCGGCATGCAATAgatgggagagaagaggagattCCTGTGGTCATCGCTGCCTCTGAAGACAGGCTTGGGGGGGCCATTGCAGCCATAAATAGCATTCAGCACAATACTCGCTCTAATGTGATTTTCTACCTTGTTACTCTCAACAATACAGCAGACCATCTCCG ATCCTGGCTCAACAGTGATTCCCTGAAAAGCATCAGATACAAAATTGTGAATTTTGACCCTAAACTTTTGGAAGGGAAACTAAAAGAGGATCCTGATGAGGGAGAATCCATGAAACCA ttaACATTTGCAAGATTCTACTTGCCAATTCTGGTTCCCAGCGCAAAGAAGGCCATATACATGGATGATGATGTAATTGTGCAAG GTGATATTCTTGCCCTTTACAATACACCACTGAAGCCAGGACATGCAGCTGCATTTTCAGAAGATTGTGATTCAGCCTCTACTAAAGTTATCATCCGTGGAGCAGGAAACCAG TACAATTACATTGGCTATCTTGactataaaaaggaaagaattcgTAAGCTTTCCATGAAAGCCAGCACCTGCTCATTTAATCCTGGAGTTTTTGTTGCAAACCTGACAGAATGGAAACGACAGAATATAACTAACCAACTGGAAAAATGGATGAAACTCAATGTAGA AGAGGGATTGTACAGCAGAACCCTGGCTGGCAGTATCACAACACCTCCTCTGCTTATTGTATTTTATCAACAGCACTCAACCATCGATCCTATGTGGAATGTCCGCCACCTTG GTTCCAGTGCTGGAAAACGATATTCACCTCAGTTTGTAAAGGCTGCCAAGTTACTCCATTGGAATGGACATTTTAAGCCATGGGGAAGGACTGCTTCATACACTGATGTTTGGGAAAAATGGTATATTCCAGACCCAACAGGCAAATTCAACCTAATCCGAAGATATACTGAGATCTCAAACATAAAGTGA
- the SPCS1 gene encoding LOW QUALITY PROTEIN: signal peptidase complex subunit 1 (The sequence of the model RefSeq protein was modified relative to this genomic sequence to represent the inferred CDS: substituted 1 base at 1 genomic stop codon) — protein MRPLLPPQLSSRAARCGKTSRRLAMARSGDTDCAGLSETSASGATAIALPGFEGXPGDVQCHTLVLRAPKSRSPSLRSLPPSLGCPPPQPAMLEHLSSLPTQMDYKGQKLAEQMFQGIILFSAIVGFIYGYVAEQFGWTVYIVMAGFAFSCLLTLPPWPIYRRHPLKWLPVQDSSTEDKKPGERKIKRHAKNN, from the exons ATGCGGCCGCTGCTGCCACCTCAGCTTTCCTCCCGGGCAGCACGCTGCGGCAAAACCTCACGTCGCCTAGCGATGGCGCGGAGCGGGGACACGGATTGTGCCGGCCTGTCGGAGACTTCCGCTTCCGGGGCCACGGCCATCGCTCTCCCGGGCTTCGAGGGCTAGCCTGGCGACGTGCAGTGTCACACCTTGGTCCTCAGGGCCCCTAAATCTCGGTCTCCCTCGCTTCGCAGCCTGCCACCTTCGCTTGGCTGTCCGCCTCCTCAGCCAGCCATGCTGGAGCATTTGAGCTCGCTGCCCACGCAGATG GATTACAAGGGCCAGAAGCTAGCTGAACAGATGTTTCAGggaattattcttttttctgca ATAGTTGGATTTATCTACGGGTACGTGGCTGAACAGTTCGGGTGGACTGTCTATATAGTTATGGCCGgatttgctttttcatgtttg CTGACACTTCCTCCATGGCCCATCTATCGCCGACATCCTCTCAAGTGGTTACCTGTTCAAGACTCCagcacagaagacaagaaaccaggcgaaagaaaaattaagaggcATGCTAAAAATAATTGA